A stretch of the Opisthocomus hoazin isolate bOpiHoa1 chromosome 2, bOpiHoa1.hap1, whole genome shotgun sequence genome encodes the following:
- the RWDD2A gene encoding RWD domain-containing protein 2A has translation MAVTVKECLELQLLEVEMLLSMFPQKGEVNLDEGAVPGVQRYLRNGDGALPPQLEYSIAFDVGEAKVKVELQVLLPHMYPHVAPQLFVRSNALHRQQQLQLNTGLTSHISSLDSGELCIYEAVQWVKDNSPPYLENSKISSESASKEVVVKETLHRMWIYSHHIYRQELRKKIFDCAKKLNLTGFCLTGKPGVICVEGLRANCEEFWCVIRYPNWKHISCKHTENIETEGSIDNLRLFHAFEDLQFQAHGDYGLRNDYHMDLGQFLEYLKQHRSGHIFQILFGVKGKVSEK, from the exons ATGGCTGTCACGGTAAAAGAATGCCTGGAGCTCCAACTACTGGAAGTGGAAATGCTCCTTTCAATGTTTCCCCAAAAAGGTGAAGTGAATCTGGATGAGGGTGCTGTGCCCGGCGTGCAGCGCTACCTGAGAAACGGGGATGGAGCTCTGCCCCCACAGCTCGAATATTCGATTGCCTTTGATGTAGGGGAGGCAAAG GTAAAAGTGGAATTGCAGGTACTGCTGCCTCATATGTATCCTCATGTAGCTCCTCAGCTTTTTGTGAGGTCAAATGCACTCCACAGACAGCAACAGCTGCAGCTCAACACCGGTCTCACTTCTCACATCAGCTCTTTGGATTCAGGTGAACTGTGTATATATGAAGCTGTGCAATGGGTGAAAGACAACAGCCCGCCTTACCTGGAAAACAGCAAGATCTCTTCTGAAAGTGCTTCGAAAGAAGTCGTAGTTAAAGAAACATTGCATCGCATGTGGATCTACAGCCATCATATATATAGGCAGGAACTGAGGAAAAAGATTTTTGACTGTGCAAAGAAGTTAAATCTGACTGGTTTCTGCCTGACAGGGAAACCTGGTGTCATCTGTGTGGAGGGACTGAGAGCAAACTGTGAAGAGTTCTGGTGTGTTATTAGGTATCCCAACTGGAAGCATATTTCATGCAAGCATACAGAGAATATAGAAACGGAGGGAAGCATCGATAATCTTCGTCTCTTTCATGCTTTTGAAGACCTACAGTTTCAGGCACATGGTGATTATGGCCTGAGGAATGACTATCACATGGATCTTGGCCAGTTCCTAGAATACCTAAAACAACATCGAAGTGgacatatttttcagattttatttggTGTCAAAGGCaaagtttcagaaaaataa
- the PGM3 gene encoding phosphoacetylglucosamine mutase, with protein MDAEVLKKYSALHPKPAGLTLQYGTAGFRTKAEQLDHVMFRMGLLAVLRSKAVVSTIGVMVTASHNPEEDNGVKLVDPLGEMLHPSWEEYATQLANAEEGELQQIITEICQKAAVNLHKDASVFIGRDTRPSSEKLSRSVIDGISILGGQYHDYGLVTTPQLHYMVCCRNTQGQYGKATLEGYYEKLSKAFTELIKQSPSSGESQRHLKIDCANGIGALKLLEMKPYFPKEVLIHLYNDGTKEKLNHLCGADFVKVHQKPPRGLDLKPNERCCSFDGDADRIVYYYTDAAGDFHLLDGDKIATLISIFLKELLAKVGQTLKMAVVQTAYANGSSTRYLEETLKVPVHCVKTGVKHLHHKAQEFDVGVYFEANGHGTVLFSKAAENKIRQLAKEEKDDEKREAAKVLENTIDLINQTVGDAISDMLVIEAILVLKGLTVQQWDAVYTDLPNRLRKVQVGDRRVIDTTDAERRAVTPSGLQEKIDALVKKHRLSRAFVRPSGTEDVVRIYAEADTQENADALAHEVSLAVYHLAGGKGAPPQPL; from the exons ATGGATGCTGAAGTCCTTAAGAAATACTCAGCACTACATCCTAAACCTGCTGGGCTTACTCTTCAGTATGGCACTGCGGGGTTTCGCACCAAGGCTGAGCAGCTTGATCACGTCATGTTCCGCATGGGCTTGCTGGCAGTCCTCAGGTCCAAAGCTGTGGTATCTACTATCGGCGTCATGGTTACAGCATCTCACAATCCTGAA gaaGATAATGGCGTAAAGCTGGTTGATCCTCTTGGAGAAATGCTGCAcccttcctgggaagagtatgcCACACAACTAGCAAATGCAGAGGAGGGAGAATTACAGCAAATAATAACGGAGATCTGCCAAAAAGCAGCAGTGAACCTGCACAAAGATGCTTCAGTTTTTATTGGTAGAGACACCAG GCCAAGCAGCGAGAAGCTTTCTCGGTCGGTAATAGATGGTATCTCCATTCTAGGTGGTCAGTACCACG ATTATGGTCTGGTGacaacaccacagttgcattacATGGTCTGCTGTCGAAACACCCAAGGGCAGTATGGGAAAGCAACGCTGGAAGGTTATTATGAAAAACTGTCCAAAGCTTTTACAGAACTGATAAAACAG TCTCCCAGCTCCGGAGAGAGTCAGAGGCACCTGAAGATTGACTGTGCCAATGGAATAGGAGCCCTGAAACTATTGGAAATGAAGCCCTACTTTCCAAAGGAGGTGCTAATTCACCTATATAACGATGGAACCAAGGAGAAACTCAATCACTTGTGTGGTGCAGATTTTGTGAAAGTTCACCAAAAACCACCTAGAG GGCTAGACTTGAAGCCCAATGAGAGGTGCTGCTCGTTCGACGGCGATGCAGACAGAATTGTTTATTACTATACGGACGCAGCTGGTGATTTTCATCTACTTGATGGAGATAAAATAGCAACTTTAATTAGTATCTTTCTTAAAGAACTTCTTGCCAAG GTGGGACAGACCCTAAAGATGGCCGTGGTACAAACAGCCTATGCCAATGGGAGTTCGACACGCTACCTTGAGGAAACACTGAAG GTACCTGTGCACTGTGTCAAAACAGGAGTGAAACACTTGCATCACAAGGCCCAGGAGTTTGATGTTGGTGTTTATTTTGAGGCAAATGGACATGGTACG GTATTATTTAGTAAAgctgctgaaaataaaataagacaactggcaaaagaggagaaagatgatGAAAAAAGAGAGGCAGCGAAGGTGCTTGAAAACACGATTGACCTGATTAATCAG ACGGTTGGTGACGCTATCTCAGACATGTTGGTTATTGAAGCAATCCTGGTGCTGAAAGGTCTGACCGTGCAGCAGTGGGACGCCGTCTACACTGACCTGCCGAATCGGCTGCGCAAAGTTCAG GTTGGAGACCGGCGAGTTATTGACACAACGGATGCAGAAAGGCGTGCGGTTACACCTTCGGGGCTGCAGGAGAAAATTGATGCGCTCGTAAAGAAGCACAGATTGTCACGAGCGTTTGTCCGTCCGTCAGGAACAGAAGACGTGGTTAGGATATACGCTGAAGCAGACACACAG GAGAACGCGGATGCCCTCGCCCATGAAGTAAGCCTGGCTGTTTATCACCTCGCTGGTGGAAAGGGAGCACCGCCCCAGCCTCTATAA